From Bicyclus anynana chromosome 11, ilBicAnyn1.1, whole genome shotgun sequence:
ATACgagtatcataaaaataaataccttgCGTGGTCGCGAACTCGTCAACGTGTTTTGCGTTAGGTAAatataacatataataaatatatacttacctaaagattttatttacctaaaacTAATATTCCAGGCTTTACTCGCTTTAATTTTCATCGTAAaatttataagtaggtaggtatctacctaaTTAACAAGTATAATTTCTTGTAAGTTTTAGTAacagatatacctacctacctataatatcTTCATACCTAAAACGATACAGCGAGTGTGTCTTTATTTTGAAGAGCTGCTATTTCAAGGTTAGCGCCTAtcggtgttttatttttaaaccaggCCGCAAATTGTAATTATATGTAATCGTCGTCGGAGTGTATGCAATAGATATTGGGATAACGTTAACTTCCTCCTACTCTATATACCAGTTGTCAAgcaaaaatctcaaaaatctAGAAAAGTATTGAGGGTGTTATAAACTTACAAGATTTTGTTACTACACTATGTTAGCATTTTAGCAAAACAGcagtaaatatatacatttcTTGTAGTGAACAACGAATATAAAGGAAGCTTTAGAATAGTAAGGAAATCGAAGTTAACTCCTTATCGCCACCGGAATCCTTCAGAAACTAAATATCTTAATCACTACGTACCTACCtgcaaaaatatatttgccTTTCTGTTCTACCGaacttaaataacaaagatttctTTATTACAGTACTGACTGGAGCAGGCAATATGGTGAAGGCCAGGAAATGGGTCGTCAAGAAACACTTCGACGGTGTTCCCAAACTATCGGACTTTGAAATCGTGGAGTACGAACTGCCACCGCTCAAAGATGGAGAAGTTTTGCTCAAAACCGAGTGGGTCAGCGTGGACCCTTACCTGCGTGCATACAACAAGAATATCCCTGTGCCCTACGACCAGTTTAGTTTCCAAGTCGGAGTTGTTCAAGAGACGAAGAATCCCAAATTCCCAGTGGGTACTAAAGTAGTCACCCACAAGGGTTGGTGCGACTACGTTATTGTTAAAGAAACGACACCCCAAGTGAGTCAATTCCGCAGGGAGCTTACATACAAACTACCTGATTTGCAAGGCATGTCGCCTTCAATAGGAGTGGGCGCAGTTGGAATGCCAGGAGTGACAGCCTACTTCGGATTCCTAGAACTTTGTCAGCCGAAAGCTGGAGAAACAGTGGTCGTAACCGGAGCAGCGGGCGCCGTAGGCTCACTGGTGGGTCAGATCGCGAAGATCAAAGGCTGCAAAGTCATAGGTTTCGCTGGTTCTGACGAGAAATGCCAATGGTTAGAAAAAGAACTCGGTTTCGACAAAGCTCTGAACTACAAAAAGGTGGACGCGCAAACAGCTTTGAAAGCGGCCGCGCCAAAGGGCGTAGACTGTTACTTCGACAATGTTGGAGGCGAACTGAGTAGTACAATCATAAGCCAAATGAATACAAGAGGGAGGGTGGCAGTCTGCGGCAGCATCAGTGCTTACAATGAGAAAGAGGTGCCCAGAGCATCAATTTTGCAACCGTCCTTAGTTTTCAAGGAATTGACGATTGAAGGATTTAATGTTTACCGTTGGGTCGACCGTTGGACGGAAGGTTTCACTCAGTTGGTGGCTTGGATCAAGAGCGGCCAGCTAAAACCAGCGGAGCATGTCACGGAGGGTTTCGACAAACTGTACGATGCGTTTGTTGGAATGCTGGCCGGAGAAAACACCGGTAAAGCTGTcgttaaagtttaaaatttgtaataagtaaagtaaaagAAGTTAAAACATAATTGTCTGTAGTTCATTtgaaaaaagtacctaccttcTACCTTCCTAcctcaatatttatttcataactagGAACAGCATAATCGATACTTACCGctgaaaacaaatttaaattatgtttatataaGTATCAATATATCGAACCTATGTAACCCACGACCTCTGTGTATAGATCGACCTGCTATAATGTAGTAGGTACAGCCGGTGCTTGTCAAGTCAACAATGACCTGTAAGAGATTTAGATAACGTCCATTAAAAGTTAAGCACTAACCTTGGATTCGTCAGAGGACGCATTATTTCATCATCAAGAAAAGATTTCTGTAAAGTTAAAAGAAAGTTTGTGAACAATCTTTACCCACGACCGCCATATTGGAAAGAGGCCGTCAAATCGATTTTATGGTTTATCTGAAAAACCATAGGactcatataaaaaaatcattgtatgTTGCTGAGAATATTGTTTACAACTTTGATCTTTTAGTGAAAGtaccaaaaataacaaagtaataGTATATCAGTTTTATCATACTATTATCTGCATTATCTTATCTCAGAAAGCGATTTTTGTTTGCATCTATACAGAGtcctcgggagtatttcctaaAACTGTAGggttataatattctttatggaaaatttattaaaaatgtcttaggaacatgtgttctgaaaagaatattttcggagtaaaaatatttcttttgtaaatagatcttaaattatgTCCCATAAATCGCATCCGTATATTTTGACCTAGCCAAGtttttcattgataaatatcatgaagtagcttactagtgataTGCGGAGtaccagttgcaatatctcgtcgagaCCGACAGGCTTACCACTactattacgtattttaaaatgcaaggatatagataaaggcgtgggttatagttatattataaaatataaatattggttCGGTTcatataagtggacttgtcatcACCTTAAGTTATGGACAATACCTACTCCGCAACAACCTGTGTATTATTGTACTGTATTTCGGGCATacgttatatatttaagtactgttgaaaaaaaataactgtatcTGAAATTATCTATTTCACTGTGTTCTAATTTTTAAAAGCATGAATTAttgcaaaaaagaaaatatatattttttcgattttctacacaaaaatgttaaaaaatagcTTGCTAATAAATATAGTTCTTACTTGCTCAACAAATTGATACACGACGTATTTTTTACGCTTTACAGAAAACAGGTAAATAGGTACGTGCCATTTAATCTTTAAGTGTTTTCTTTAGCTTATtccaaaaaatactatatttcgCCGAAACAAACCCTAACTGTACCTATGCaatatatatcttttatatCAAAACTTCTAAGTAAAATAGACCgacttttatttaacatttacacACCCGCGTTGACCGAAGATAATGGAGGCAGGcaataattttattgcttttgaTAATCTTATCTACTAGttattatacaataacaataagcGATAAGACTATTACGTAagtacaatgatattttatactagagatagaacactggcgcatcaaaactgattttttagggacgtaacctatctatagtataaaattatcattgattacaaacaacaaacaaaaaatgaccCCTCGCAACTCTTCTTTTTACTCAAAATCtaattcaattcatttatttcaagttagaTTTAGATTAGTTGGAGTTCAGTAATatagaaattattttcaataaatgaagcaaatatatgtaaaatttaaGCATTGATTTTCATGAGGCCTTTCATTTTccaaaaacttttgaaaatattaaacttcAGACACTCATAGTGAATAGCTTCAGTTCTGTGTGCCTGCcgctttacaattttatttatcatcgTCAGTGTGACCATATGTGGCCGTTTCCTTCAATTTTGGCAGGATTAGCCTTATTATTTTAGCGTGTGGCATGATCGGTTAATGTTTCAGAAATTTGGAAGTTTTTCGAGGTAGGAAATGAAATTTCCAATTTCCTATAGGGcaactaaaataaaacagatTGTAGGGAAGTGTCTGACCCTGTGTAGCGTAGCCATCACCAGTTGGATATAGTTCGTAGTATATCCATTATTTGATAACGAAATTGAGTAGTCTCGTGTGACAATCAACACCTTATTATTTTAGCTCGTAAGCTACAAAACATTTGTTTGCTCAATTAGTTGAACAacgaaaattaaagttattcgaactttattataattgtttaccCATGAATTTTGATGTAAAACGAAGCATTACTTTTTATGGAGTGgtctgattatttttttttaatggaaaggtaatttattccaaaaatagttttgatattttatttatattgtaagttCATAAAAGATATGTTTATCTAAATAATGGTacttgaattaaatattttttcagtaaaattttaataaaaatataatattatgtaggtacacaagtatatttttttacttatacctACGTTAAATAAGgttgaaatagtagattgttatacaaggggctaaaaagacccattttaaaccaggtatttttagggcacgagccgtaaggcgagagCCGCTAAAtggaaaccgagtttataatgggtttagccccgcgtgttacactatccttttcactacgatttcgaaaaaataaaataattctgtacagtattcaatgttaaaattctttttacaCACGCAGCTCGcaacttaataataaacaaataaaaatgaaaatatttccaaagataagaacgctgcatttcgttccaatttcaaatttttatcaaacagtcagggccttacataattatgtactcgtatctacataatatttacaaatgaaaccgttgtatagtaggctagtactcgtaacagacaaaaaattaaaaaaaaacagctgcgGAGTGGTAATATAACAGTGGTTTTTGAGTAAGagttgtgaaaatattttttattgcgctAAACTGAGTTAGCGATTTTTTGGCATTTTTTACTCGAGTAGGTGGCAGCATTTGGCAggtttgtttaaaaattgtgGCAGGATCGGTAAATTAAAGATGGTCACACTGATCATCGTACAAAAAATTGGCCAGGTATGTCTACTCTGCTAGACCGATTCAGACGAGTATAATATTGCGCGGTCGCTTGTGAGAACTTGTGAACGCGTTTTGTGTTTAATAGGTAAAtatcacttaaaataaatatacttataaggattttatttatctaaaaactTTTACCGGTTTTGCTCGTGATCATTTCAAATTGTACAACAATTTATAGCGAGATTCACTTGGGAAGTAGATAGCTATTACGTActcttaaaatagttttttgtaagttttattatgttttatatgataattatattattaggtatcctactaataatataaacgcgaaagttagtATGTTTGGGTGTTGGTTActaactctttaacgccgcagcTACTGAACCTATGGTTtaccgagatttgcaaaaaactgttgattttgatggtatgaatgtttgttactctttcacaccgcGACTACtgtactgaaccgaatcacctgaaatttgaagtagagatagactatagtctggattaacacataggctactttttatcccggaaaaattcatggtttccgcgggatttgtgcaaaaactaaattccaattCGCGTGCGGCTGGTAAGAATAAATATTCGTTAAGGATGTAGGTATCTACGTACCTATATACCTTGCTTGCCTATCTATGAACCGGCATTCATACGTGATTCCAACGATACAGCGAATGTTATTGTTTTGAAGAGCTACTGTTTCAAGGTTAACAAGGAAAACGCTtacctttgttttatttttgtgtcaGACCGCAAATTGTTATATATTCTGCTGTAATCGACGGAGTGTAGGCATTAAGGATACATATTAAGTAGATACCTAGTTACTCGTACCTACAGGCACAGTACCTATACCTTTACTTTACTATAggtacagggtgctcggaagaTCCTATTTAACTAAAGGAACTTTTAGAATAGTAAAGCCTAAAGGACCTTTTAGAATAGTAAAGTGCTCAAAATTGTCTCCACATTACCACCGGAAACAATCACAAACTCATCATCTTTATCACTATCCTAACCTCAAAAATATGACGATAGTGATTCCGGTATCAGTCCAGAATATTCAAGACTTACTTTGTCACTATTTCACTCAGTTGCTACGGAAACGCTAATCATACGCTCCTTGAGTTGTCTAGATACTCGTAGTtagttaagttaaataaaaaaagttcgaTTTCTTCTGTTATAacctattatacctacttagttctatatacattaaataacgatgttttcttaattacaGTATATCACTGGAGCAGTCAATATGGTGAAGGCCAGGAAATGGGTCGTCAAAAAACACTTCGACGGTGTTCCTAAGCTATCGGATTTTGAAATCGTGGAGTACGAACTGCCACCGCTCAAAGATGGAGAAGTTTTGCTCAAAACCGAGTGGGTCAGCGTGGACCCTTACCTGCGTGCGTACAACAAGAATATTCCTGTGCCCTACGACCAGTTTAGTTTCCAAGTCGGAGTGGTTAAAGAAACAAAGAATCCCAAATTCCCAGTGGGTACTAAAGTAGTCACCCACAAGGGTTGGTGCGACTATGTCATTGACAATGAAACGTCACCCGAAGTAGGGCATTTCCCCAAGGCGTTAACATACAAATTGCCTGATTTGCAAGGCCTGTCACCTTCATTAGGAGTGGGTGCCGTTGGAATGCCAGGAGTGACAGCCTACTTCGGATTCCTAGAACTTTGTCAGCCGAAAGCTGGAGAAACAGTGGTCGTAACCGGAGCAGCGGGTGCTGTAGGCTCCCTGGTGGGTCAGATCGCGAAGATCAAGGGCTGCAGAGTCATAGGTTTCGCTGGTTCTGACGAGAAATGCCAATGGTTAGAAAAGGAACTCGGTTTCGACAAAGCTTTGAATTACAAAAAGGTGGACGCGCAAACAGCTTTGAAAGCGGCCACGCCAAAGGGCGTAGACTGTTACTTCGACAATGTTGGGGGCGAACTGAGTAGTACAATCATAAGCCAAATGAATACAAGAGGGAGGGTGGCAGTCTGCGGCAGCATCAGTGCTTACAATGAGAAAGAGGTGCCCAAAGCATCAATTTTGCAACCGTCCTTAGTTTTCAAGGAATTGACGATTGAAGGATTTAATGTTTACCGTTGGGTCGACCGTTGGACGGAAGGTTTCACTCAGTTAGTGGCTTGGATCAAGGGTGGCCAGCTGAAACCAACAGAACATGTCACGGAGGGTTTCGACAAACTGTACGATGCGTTTGTTGGAATGCTGGCCGGAGAGAACACGGGTAAAGCTGTCGTTAAAGTTTAAAGTTTGTAGTAAGTAAAGTAAAAGAAGTTCAAACatgattgtttttatttttcttctacctacctacctcaatatttatttttataaatagcacCAGCATATATTCGTAATCGATACCGctgaaaacaaatttaaattatgtttatgtaAGTATCGATATATCAGACCTATGTAACCAACGAGCTCTGTGTAT
This genomic window contains:
- the LOC112055913 gene encoding prostaglandin reductase 1-like; the encoded protein is MVKARKWVVKKHFDGVPKLSDFEIVEYELPPLKDGEVLLKTEWVSVDPYLRAYNKNIPVPYDQFSFQVGVVQETKNPKFPVGTKVVTHKGWCDYVIVKETTPQVSQFRRELTYKLPDLQGMSPSIGVGAVGMPGVTAYFGFLELCQPKAGETVVVTGAAGAVGSLVGQIAKIKGCKVIGFAGSDEKCQWLEKELGFDKALNYKKVDAQTALKAAAPKGVDCYFDNVGGELSSTIISQMNTRGRVAVCGSISAYNEKEVPRASILQPSLVFKELTIEGFNVYRWVDRWTEGFTQLVAWIKSGQLKPAEHVTEGFDKLYDAFVGMLAGENTGKAVVKV
- the LOC112057628 gene encoding prostaglandin reductase 1-like encodes the protein MVKARKWVVKKHFDGVPKLSDFEIVEYELPPLKDGEVLLKTEWVSVDPYLRAYNKNIPVPYDQFSFQVGVVKETKNPKFPVGTKVVTHKGWCDYVIDNETSPEVGHFPKALTYKLPDLQGLSPSLGVGAVGMPGVTAYFGFLELCQPKAGETVVVTGAAGAVGSLVGQIAKIKGCRVIGFAGSDEKCQWLEKELGFDKALNYKKVDAQTALKAATPKGVDCYFDNVGGELSSTIISQMNTRGRVAVCGSISAYNEKEVPKASILQPSLVFKELTIEGFNVYRWVDRWTEGFTQLVAWIKGGQLKPTEHVTEGFDKLYDAFVGMLAGENTGKAVVKV